From the genome of Reinekea thalattae:
TAGTCATTTAACACTGACGGTTATGTTTTATGCCGCCATGGTGTTTGTGCCTATCGTGTTGTCATATACCGCTTGGGGATTCTGGGTCATGCGCGGCAAGATCACCAAAAAAGACATTGATGGCAGCAGCAGCTACGCCATTTATTAATCGTTAACGCTTTGGAGTAACAATATGTGGTACTTTACTTGGATTCTCGGTGTCTTGTTGGCCTGTAGCTTTGGTATTATCAATGCACTTTGGCTAGAAATGACCGAAAACCTAGACCGTAATGTGGACCAAGACGAGAGCTAACACTTGTCAGATGTAATCAATAAAAATAAGCCGACGGATGTTCTGTCGGCTTTTTCTTTTTTAAGAAAACCCTTAAGAACGTTCCAGCTTTTGCTCGCCCTTTTTGCCACGTTAGCCGCCATGTCACTTTGGTACTGGTTTTATCTAACGGCCTATTGGTTAGAGGACTGGCTCAACAAAGCGGATACGCCCTACCCGTATGGCGCTGCGACGCTCAGCATTGGGCTGTTTATTGCTTTTCGCCTATTGCATATACAGACTAAAAAAGTCGCCGGCTTAAAGCTCAACCGCCTGTTTTACCAACAGCTGGTGTCTCAGCTGAGCGAAAAACGCTGGTCACTGATTCGCAGTAAACCTCAAACCGCTTGGCAAGATGTGCTATTCCGGCATCTACCTGCATTTGAGCAATACTTACTCGAATACGAAGTGCAGCGCATGCTGATTGGCATCATCCCATTAATTGTGCTGACCGTGATTACACCGATCAGCTGGTTAGCGGCCTTGACGTTATTTGTCACACTGCCATTAATCCCTCTTTTTATGTGGCTGGTCGGCATGGGTGCGGCAAAAATTCACAGCCGACACATTCGTGTTTTGAATCACTTGGGGCAGTTTTTCTATGACCGAATTGCGGGTCAGTCGAGCGTGCGTCTGTTCAATCAACAACAGGCGCAATTGGATCGATTTAACCTATCCAGCAATGAATTGAATCGTCGCTTAGCCGATGTCGTCAAGGTCGCCTTTTTATCATCGTCGACGCTGGATTTCTTCTCCACTGTGGCGATGGCATTGTTGGCGGTGTTTATTGGTTTTAGCTTACTCGAAGAAATTACCATTGGCTTTTGGCAAGCTGGCCCAAGTCTGGGCAGTGGTTTATTTATTTTGCTGATAGCCCCGGCATTTTTCGCCGAGCTTAAAAATCTTGGCCGCCTTTATCACGTCAAAGCCGAAGCTGTAGCGGGAGCAGAATCGTGGTGGCAAGTACTCACTAGCCCATCAGTTGAAAGTAATCCGTTAACACCGAGTCAGAGCCTCGACGAATTTGATTCGTTGGTGATTAAAGCTGCCAGCGTTTCCGGCATTCAACAAAGCGATACAGAAAGCTTACTGCGCTTTAATGACCTTTCACTCCACAGCAAAGATAGAGTTTTGCTGACAGGCTCTTCTGGCAGCGGTAAAACGGTGTTGCTCGATGTCATCGCCGGTTTACGGCAGCTCGACGCCAGTCTCATAGAGCTAAATGGTCAAAGCCAAAGCAATCTTGTTGCCTTAAGGCCGAAAGTGCTTTATTTAAGCCAAACGCCGGATCTCACCAGCGGTTCCATCCGTGACAATGTTGGCCTGCAACAGTGCAGTGACGACGATATTGTTCAGGCCATCGAGCAAGTTGGGCTGAGCGATTGGCTGAACGCACAAGCGAATGGTTTAGATACACTGCTGGGCGATTTTGCGCCTCTGTCTGGCGGTCAGCGCCAGCGTTTGGCTTTGACCCGCCTAGTGCTATTTAATGCTTCCATTGTGCTGTTGGACGAACCGTTAGCGCACACCTCTGAAGATGAGCACGCCTCGCTTTTGCAGCTGATGCTGAGATTAACCGAGCACCGAGCTTCTATCTGGATTTCGCACAAAACCATTGCCGCTGAACACTTTAATCAGACTTGGCACATCAACGCAGGTGAACTAACCCCGCTATGAGTTTTCACGTTACTTCCAATCGCTTTATCAGCTTACTACTGGCGATCACACAACTGGGCAGTGGCATTATTCTATTGGCGTTATCGTCTTGGTTTATTGCCGCTTGCGCCCTTGCAGGACACGCTGGCGTATTGGCTGGTTTTAATTATGTCATCCCAGCAACGGTGATTCGGTTTTTAGCCGTGGTACGTATTTTTTCGAGTTACTTTGAAAAGTATTTTGGCCATATCAGTTTATTAGCTGAACTAACCGATATTCGGCATCGATTGCTGCTGACAACCTTTCAGGGTCAAAGCGATATCAATGCCGCCGATACTGCCGCTATTTTGCAAGAAGATTCTGAGCGCGTCGCAGGTCGCTGGTCTGCCATCTACAACCCATTAGCCGGCGCGCTAGCAAGCATTGCTGGCATGAGTTTAATCTTCGCTATGCTGATCCCTGAGCTACTGTTCAGCTGGGCAATTTTGTTAGCGATTCTCTGCGCTATGACGGCGGTCTTTAGTTATTTAAATCAACGTGCGCACGGCTCTGTATTGGCCGCCTATGAATTCTATTATCAGCAACAACACCAATGGTTATCCGTCAGTACACTTTGGCATTTACGCCAAGATTGGATAACCGGCGAAGCAGTTAAAAATGCCGCAGACGCGCTATTTAAGGCAAGACAACGACAACATCAGCTAATGCACATCACAGAAACGCTGATTATAGTCACTGGCTTTAGTTGGCCATTGTGGATCATTGCTGAACTGTTCGATAGCGTTTCACCAAGCGCGGTTTGGGCCATACCATTGGTGTTATCAGCCTCGGTTCGCGATTGGTTTATGCCGATTGTTGGCGCCTTTGATCAACGAACAAAACTGCTGCCTAGCGCACGCAGGGTTTGGCAACATAGCCAACCGGTTGAGCAATCGTTAATAACAGAGCGCGCTGACATTAACGAAGACACTCATTCATTACAAACCGCTCATTCGTTGCAGCGAGCTAATTCGTTAATACTTAAAGAAGTTCGTTGGCAACGTAACCAGATGCAGGGAACAGCAATCAGTTTCGATATAACAAAACCCGGTTGCTACCTAATCTCAGCCAGCTCAGGCACCGGAAAATCCAGCCTATTTAACGCCTTGTGCGGTGAGCTCAACTTTAGTGGTGAAGCCTGGTTAAACGGTGTATCGCTTGCGCAATTAACACAACAAGAACGCAGCGAGCTAATTTTTTATGCCGAGCAATTTGCCCATGTCTTCTCCGACACTCTAAGACAAAATTTAACCATGGTTTGTCAGCCGATAACTGAAGTCTCGGCTGACGATTTAAACAACGCATTAGAATGGGCAGAGTTGGGCCATTGGGCAGGTGATGATCAATTACGTACATGGCTAGGTTCAGAAGGTAAACCTATTTCTGGCGGTGAGAAAAAACGCCTGTCGTTAGCACGCGCTTACCTCAGTGATCGACCTATTTGGTTATTGGATGAACCCTTCGAAGGTTTAGACAGTCAATTAGCAGAAAAGCTTGCGAGCAAACTATCCCAGATCAGCGAAGATAAAATCATTGTCATCGCCTCCCATATTCGACCAGCCTCATTAAAGCTAACGGAACAATTGGCTTTCTAATCAATTAGCATCTAAACAAAAAAGCCTTAACAAAAAAAAGCCTTCATACGAAGGCTTTTCATTACAGCGGTGCAAGTAAAACACCGCCGAGCAAACTATTAAATATATTCTAATAACTGGCTATTTATTCTAAGAACTGACTAGCAATTAAAGAATATCGAGTAATTCAACTTCAAAAATCAGTGTTGAACCAGCTGGGATCTGAGGACTCACCTGATTGTCGCCATAGGCCAAATCAGCAGGAATGAAGAAACGGTACTTATCACCTTTTGCCATCAGCTGTAGGCCTTCAGTCCAACCTGAGATCACACCGCCTAAAGGAAACTCAATTGCTTCACCACGCTCTATCGAGCTATCGAATACGGTGCCATTAATCAATGTACCATGATAGTGAACGCTAACTGTACTGCTCTCATCTGGGTACTCAGTACCGCCATTGGCTTCAATAACTTCATACTGTAAGCCAGATTCTGTTGTAATAACGCCTTCTTTTTCAGCGTTTTCAGCTAGAAAGGCTTCACCCTCTTCTCGCGACTTAGTAATCATCGCATCGCGTTCTGCAGTCTGCGCATCGATTTGTGCTTGCTGTAAGGCAACAATTGCAGCTTGAATGTCTTCTTCTGATAACACCATATCTTCTTCAGCTAGTGCGTCTAGTAAACCTTTAACCATCGCATCGCTGCTTAATTCAATACCTTGAGTTTGTGCCAAGATGTTTTGACCAAAACCATAGCCAATGCCGTAAGATGCTTTTTGTGCATCGGTTTCTAGTTCGACATTTTCTTGTGAGTTAACCGCCTGTGAACAGCCTGAAATGGCAATTGCCAGTGTTGTTCCAAGAGCTAAACCTTTGACACCTATAAATCTCATTGAATTACCTCAAATCATAGTGGGGGTCATAACGACACCCGATCATATTGTATTTGTTAGCTGCACTGGCGAGCGATAGTGGACTTGCAAGTGGCTATCAGCGAAAGAGCCGAGAGTTTATCGAGAACATCCCTACTCGGCTATAGCGTTTACCGCTCGCTGACTGATGAATTGATACACAAGTAGCGCTAATTAAGCTTGCGCACCCTGTCGACTGGCCTTTGTTTTCGCCTTCGCTGTGTTTTTCTTATTTTGTATTTTTCGTTCAAACCAAAGCGGCAAAAAGATGATTAGGTCATAAATTGCCAACAATAAGTTAAACAGCTGCTGCACTAATACTGTGAGCAACTTTATGATAAAGCCGATAAAGCGTAACAGCTGTACGGCAAAAAAGCCGAGCAACACGCGAGTACTGTCGATCAGCGACTCCATCGGAATGGCGATAAACATTAAAATAAACGGCATTAAGAAGACGATCATCATCTGAGCGGCACGTGGAATTAGGCTACCAACGGAGGCACTGCTCGCAGCTGCTAACTCAGCACCTTCTGAAACCACCGCCGCGGTTGTCGCTGCTGTTTGATGGCGGACGCTGTCATAAAACGCCAAACCACTTTGGGTTAACGCAAATACCACCAACATGGAAATGGCCATACCGATCAAGGCACTGCGTTTACGCTCGGTCAATGAACCAAATGCAGGCAACATATGAGTCACATGCAAGGCTTCCATCAAAAAGACACCCAGCGCGATCTCTAATAAGACAGTAATCAGGCTACTTAACTGCGCTATAGAAAAACCAGATAGCGGCTCAATAAAGGCGGCGTCAACGGTCATTGGCAAGGCAATAAACTGGTAGTTCAGGTAAGCACCCGCCAACAAACAGGCTAGGATAATGGCTGATTTCAGAAAGTTGGCAAAGGATGAGACATACAGCATTCGCGTCGCGGCATCACTACCAGACTGTATCGATTGGTAGCGCTCAAGCGCTTGGTCAATCTCTGCAGCCTTAATGATGAGGTTTTTGAACGATCCACCGACTCGCTCAATAGTATTATTCAGCTTACGCCAATAAGGCATCATGGCATGCAGCAGCTTATGACGTACCGCAACCGAATTGCGGTAGTTCGCAGCAGCCTTGGCTTGCTCAGTTTTTAAACCATGACAAAGCTCTTCAACCACTTTTAAAATGGTGGCATTACCCTTTTGCGCTTCTCTTAAATTGGCAATCGCTTCGATCGCTTCAACCCACTCGGGGCCGTCTGGTGGCACTTCGGCAGACTGGTGATAGTCTTCTTCGATTCGAGTAATCAGCTGTGAAATTTCTTTTTGCACCAACGGATAACCGGAGAAGTCATCTTCGACTATCTCTTTAACGCGGTGAAAATGGTGATTAAGCTGGCGTTCTACATGAATACGGCCCTGCTCTCGCAATACCTTAGTATTGCGTACATCTAACTGAGAGGCACTGTTTAAAAGCGCAAGCCGCTGGGATCGCAATAGCGATACTAAGCTGGCAGCAACAAGGCTGACCAAGCGCCGAACTGGCTGCCGTGCAAAATATAAAATGGCAATGAATACAACTGCCCATAGCAAGGCTGACTCTACGGGTCTTTCCGGGATAAGGATCCAAGTCACTGCTCAATCTCCAGATATTGGTTTTGATAAGCCGCTACTATAGCAACTATTGGCAGCTGACCAATAATGCCAAACGATATTTTCTTTCCTGCTTTGAGGCTAATTTACATTCTGACCGCTAAATCGCAGCCACAAAAAAGCGCCCATAAAGGACGCTTTGGTATAAATACGAGCAATCTAAATGAATGATTTAGAAGTGGAAGGTCGCTCCAGCAAAAATACCTGAAACGCTAACATCGGACTCATAATCAGAAAGATCTTCACCTAGCAGCTCGCCACCAATCTCCATATTAAATGCGCGGTAGCCGACTTCTAGGCCGAGCTTAGCAATAAGATTGGTTGGTAATGGCGCATACCAAGTTGCTTTCACATTCCAATCACTGACGTTGGTATCACCAATAGGCAAGCCTGAATATTCACCACTCAACTTGACATCAGCAAACGGAATGTTGGCTTCACCACCGATATACAACATCGGGATAATCAGCGGTACACCACTGATTTCAAACGGTGCATCAATGCTTTCTGTACCGCCACCACTAACTTCACCTTCAGCGCTAAAACCACCGATCATCGAACGGAAGTTAGCACCGAAATCAATACCGCCAACCAGTGGCAAAGGAATACGGTAAGACAGTGTTGTATCTAAGTGGGATAAATCTAATTCAGAAGAAACGCTACCATCGAAGTCATAACTTTCACCAAACACCTCTTCGGTAAACTGAACATCGTTGTAACCTTCTGCCAGCATGCTTTCGTACTTCACTTTAATGTCTGGAATAAACACGATGATCGGAGTAGACAGCTTCATCCAAGCATAAGCGCCACTGTTACCATCCATATTAAGACCATAAGGCTCAGAGTTACTAGTGCCGGTTAAATCGAACGTATTGCCCATCAATGTACTGTCATCGGCCAAGCCATTTGTACCCCAGCCTGCGCCAGCATCGATAGAAAATCCTGGTTTCGCCATAGCTAATGGCATTGCCATTATTAATAAAGGTGCTGCAAGATATTTGTTCATGTCCATATTCCTCTGAATTATCAGCTATTACCATAGCATCAAGCTTTGGCTTATGGGTTAGAAAGTTACACCAATTCGCTCGCCCACTTCCATGTACGACTTCACAACTTCACCTAAACCCTGTCGAAAACGATCTTTATCCATTTTTTCCATGGTTTTGGCGTCCCATAAACGGCAACCATCCGGCGAAAACTCATCACCGAGTAAGATTTCCCCGTCCACGACACCAAATTCCAGTTTGTAATCGACCAAGATAAGATCACCTTCAGCGAACAGCTGCTTAAGCACCTCATTAACTTTAAAGGTTAAGGCTTTCATCTGTGCGATTTGCTCTTCATTCGCCCAACCAAAGGTCGTAATGTGATAATCGTTAATCATCGGGTCGTGCAGTTCATCGTTCTTCAAAAAGAACTCAAATACTGGCGGTGATAACTCTTGCCCTTCGGCAACACCTAAGCGACGCACAAGGCTGCCAGCAGCACGGTTACGAACCACACACTCAACCGGCAGCATTTTTAAATTCTGAACCAGCGATTCAGTGTCGGATAAGCGCTCAATGAAATGCGTTTTAACACCAGCAGCTTTCAGCTTTTCCATAATAAAGGCGTTAAACAAATTATTAACACGGCCCTTATCTTCCAAGGCTTCCATTTTTTCACCATCGAACGCGGAAGTATCATTACGAAATTCCATAACCATGCGTGATTTATCTGCAGTGGTGTGGATGGTTTTAGCTTTACCGGCGTAAAGAACCCCAGTTTTTTCCATTATCAAACCCTCGTTTTACTGATGCATGAAACGGCGTCATTAGCCGGTATGCGACAATTGAATCCAATCACAGCCTTCTTGCTGAGATAAAAATTGCACGTCAACGTCGTGATTTTTAATCTCGGCTGCCAAGGCCGCCTGAACTAGCTGTTTATCGTTATTTTGTTCACTGATGTGAGACACCAGTACGTGCCTAAGCCGCTCTTTATCAACAGTGCTGAGCATTTGCGCCGCCTGCTGATTGCTTAAATGCCCATAATCACCACCCACTCGAACCTTTAAACTCGGCGGATAAGGACCAACTCGAAGCATTTCTGGGTCATGGTTACATTCCAGCAGCAGCAGATCGCACTGCTGATACTCTTTAATAACCTGATTAGTAATAAAACCAATATCGGTTAATAGGCCTGCGCGAATATTCTGATGGCCAATGACAAATTGCGCCGGTTCTGCGCCATCGTGAGGTACCGTGACGGTTTTCACCTCAAAAGGCCCTATCGATAAAACATCACCCGCTTTAAAAAGCTTAAGCTTTTCAACTGGCCGCTTAATGGCTCGAGCGGTGCCGTGAGTCACCCACAATGGAATCTTATAACGATTCGCTAACATAGGCGCACCCTTTAGGTGATCCCCATGTTCATGAGTGATTAAAATCGCACTGAGGCTCTGTGCTGTAACACCTTTGGCGGCTAATCGCTGTTCAATTTCTTTTAGGCCAAAACCACAGTCAACTAATAGCCGCTCACCCTGAGCTTCAATAACCGTTGCGTTGCCTTTACTACCACTGCCTAATGACGCAAGTTTCACCGTTACTGAGGTTTCCTAGCGTCGAAATAGCTCAATAGCTGTTGCAATGTTTGCTTAGCTTGAGGCGAAGATGGCACCTCTTCACTCTCGCCTTCAACAAAGACAAGGGTATCTTGCTCGTGAGGAATTAACACCAAGCTTAGTTCATCACCGGAGGAGCTAAATAGTCGACTGAACCAGTTGCCAGAGCGCTGATCTGGGATCAATTCAAAACGGTATTCGCTGCGATTTTTGTCTTTCAGAACAACCGCCATATCAGCAAAGGCAAGGTCGATTAATTCCCATGTAGCGGTTAATGGGCGATTAAAACTCAGCGACATGTTGCCAATGCTGTCTTCGATCGCCAACACTTCCAGCTTTGCCGGCTGTTGCACAGAATCTTCGGCAACATAGGGCGCATGACGAGGTATATCAAATTCCGTATAGGTCACCGAAGAAGGGGCATCGCTGGGTATCGGATACCAATCGCTCGGGCTCGTTTTTGTACTGTCGTAATCGACACTGATCGCTTTAGAGGCACATGAACTTACCAATACAAGAGCCAGCATCGACGAAACCAAGAGAGCTAAATTTTTCAACTAGATAATTCCCGCTTCAATCATCGCTTGCTTGAGCGGCTCGTGATAACGAGCATCTAAGGTGACTAACGGTAAACGGATGCCATCAGGGATAAGCCCCATCTGATTAAGCGCCCATTTCACCGGAATAGGATTGGCCTCTAAAAACAACTTTTTATGCAATGGCATCAGTGAGTCATTCAAGCGTTCAGCTAATTCACGATCACCGTTAAGGGCTGCTTGGCACATGCTTGCCATCGCCTTAGGTGAAATATTAGCGGTGACCGAGATATCACCGTGACCACCAGCCAGCATAAATTCTAATGCGGTGGCATCATCGCCACTGTACAACGCAAAGCCTTCTGGTGCGTTATCAATTAAATACTTAGCTCGCTCGATATCGCCAGTTGCTTCTTTAATACCGACGATGTTTTTAATCTGCGCTAAACGCAACGTGGTTTCAGGCAGTAAATCCACTGCCGTTCGGCCCGGTACGTTATAAAGGATTTGAGGGATATCAACCGACTCAGCAATTTTCTTAAAGTGCTGATAAAGGCCTTCTTGAGGCGGCTTATTGTAGTACGGCGTGACGATCAAAACGGCATCAGCGCCTACACGCTTAGCGGCTTGGGTTAGATGAATCGCTTCTGAAGTGGAGTTGCCACCAGTACCGGCAATAACAGGAATGCGTCCAGCTGTTAGATCAACAGCAAACTTGATCGTTTTTTCGTGTTCGGCCATATCCAATGTGGCGGACTCGCCTGTTGTGCCGACGATGACAATAGCGGATGTGTCATTCTCAATATGAAACTCAATAAGCTTTTCTAAATCACCCCACGCGATTGAACCGTCTGTGTTCATTGGGGTAACAATGGCGACCATGCTGCCAGTAATCATAAGTTCTACTCTCCTAAGCAATGGCGTCAATGGTACTGAGCGCGCCACATCAGTACAAGTTGATTAGCTGGCAAAACGAAAAATATGAGCCATACTTCAGTAAAGATGTGCAAAAAACAAACAATAACAAAATGAAAAGCGAGGAGCTTGGATGATTCACGTTGGCAGTGCCATACCTGACTTCGTAGCTGCAGCAACAAGCTATAAGAATGTTCGACTCAATACTCTCAAAGGCTATCAGGTGTTGTTGTACTTTTACCCGAAAGATAGCTCACCGGCTTGCACCATCGAAAACCAAAATTTTGCTGCTAACTATGCTCAGTTTAAACATCACAACACGCTGGTGTTCGGCGTTAACCGTGACTCTCTCGAAAGCCACGAACGCTTTAAAGCAGAGCAATCCCTACCCTTTGAATTAATTTCCGACACGGACGGTCAGCTGTGTGAATTATTTGGTGTACTGAAGGAGAAGAAGCTGTTCGGAAAGTCCATTCTTAGCCTCAGTCGCTGTACCTTTTTAATCGACGACCAAGGCATATTGGTTCACCAGTGGCGCGACGTTGATATTAAAAATCACGTCCACGATGTGCTCAGTTTTCTGGATCGACGCGCAAGCCAATCTGATCAAGCAGCTTCATCAACACGTTAACTTAAAGCGCCATCCAGCGAAGCATCATTAGGCTTCGCTGATCGCCTTTTGCTCACCTCGAGGCCAAGCCGTCAACACCGCTTTAACAAGAGTGGCTAACGGTATCGCGAAGAAGATCCCCCAAACGCCCCAAATACCACCAAAAATTAACACGGCAACGATAATTGCAATGGGGTGCAGATTAACCGCTTCTGAGAACAGCAATGGCACCAAGACATTACCATCGAGTATTTGAATCACCATATAGGCCAACATCACCCAATACATCTCTTGGCTAAAGCCCCACTGGAAGACACCAATTGCAAAGACAGGAATCGTCACAACAGTAGCGCCGATGTAAGGGATCAATACCGAAAATCCGACCAAGACGGCAAGTAATGCGGCGTAATTTAAGTCCAAAAACAAGAAGGTCACAAAACTTACGCCACCGACTATAAGAATTTCAATAAACTTACCACGGATGTAGTTGGCGATTTGCTGGTTCATTTCTAAAGCGATCTGGTTCATAAGGCGTCGCTGATTCGGCAACGTCTGCTTAAATTTATTCCACAGATACACTCGGTCTTTCAAGATAAAGAACACCATCAAAGGCACCACGATGGTGTAAATCAAAATCCCAAGCACACTGGATAAGGTACTTAATGAAAAACTCAATACATTCGGCAACCAATTACGCAGCTGGTTGCTGATCTGATTTAGGTTAAAGCTGGTGATCCATTGAGCAACCAATTCTTCAGAAATAAAGTCTGGATACTTTTCTGGCAATCCAGCCAATTCCTCTTGGAAAAACCGGAGCATTTGCGGCACATCACTAACCAAGGCGGTAACCTGCCGGACTAGTGCAGGCACAATGGTCACGACCGATACAAACAGCAGCGCAAAGAAGAACAAAAATACCAACACAACAGAAAGCGTGTGCGGTACTTTAAGCGCCTGCAGTCGATCGACTACCGGCGACAGCAAGTAAGAAAACACAACGGCGGCAAACAACGGCGCTAAAATAGAGCCAAAGACATAGATCAGAAAAAAGGTTATCAGTATCAATAAGAATAAGATGATCGCTTCTTCATCTGAGAAGTACTTAGCGAGAAAGTCTTTAACGACTCTTAAGAATTTCAACCTTACTCTCCTTTAATTATGCAAAAGGTATAAACACCGTCTGCGTCACGCTGCTCAACCAGCCGATGCTTGGTTAGTTCGATATAGGCAGGAATATCTTTCTTTGATCCTGCATCCGTCGCTTCCAGCTCAATACAGGTGCCAACCTGACATTGGCTCAATGCCATTTTCAGTTTTAATAATGGCATTGGGCATCTCATTGTCTTGGTGTCGATACGCAAGCGCGATTCTTGTTCTGTATGGTTCTGATGAACACTCATATTACGTACTTTATATGTCAATTCGTCGAAGGACGAGTATGAGTTAACTGGCTTGTTATTACTGTCCGCAACTATCTGCTCGTAGCCAACAGCTCGACTGCGCTACGCGTTTTCGTTTGCAGACTTGGCGCGACAATAATCGACAACGTCTCGATACGCAATGGGGCCACCAAACAGATCCAATGCTGAGCCAATGGTGACATCAATTTTGCCACTGCCTGCTCGGTCAATCGTCTGTAAATCTTGCATCGAGCGGACACCACCAGCGTAAACAATCGGCTTGGTTTTACATTGCGCCAACAACGCAATAAGACGCTCATCGATGCCTTGCTGCTTACCTTCAACATCAACCGCATGTACTAAAAATTCAGCACAGTATTCGCCTAAATCCACTAGTGTCTGGGCGTCTACAACCGTATCAGTAAACACCTGCCAGCGATCCGTAACCACATAGTAGCGGTCGTCCTTTAGTCGGCAGCTTAAATCCAACACTAAGCGCTCTTTACCAATTTCGGCAACCAGTCGCTCCAGCCGATCATAGTCAATTCGGCCTTGATTAAAGATATAGGAAGTAACGATAACGTGAGAGGCGCCAGCGTCTATCCACTGACGCGCATTATCGGCGGTAATGCCACCACCAATTTGCATACCCGAAGGCCAAACAGCTAAAGCCTGCTTTGCCGCTTCGTCATTATTAGGGCCTAACTTAATAATATGGCCGCCAGTTAATTGATCAGTTTGGTACTGCTGAGCATACCAAGCTGACGATTGCGTTGAGACAAAATTGGTCTCCGGTTCAGCACCGTGATCGGACAGTGAACCACCGACGATCTGTTTCACTTGGCCGTTATGCAGGTCAATACAGGGTCTGAATTTCATAAAAATTTACAACCAAAATAGAGCGTTAAAATGAATATGCTGCTGTGTTTTTAACTACATCCTTTACACTGGAGCTAATTTTAAGCAATACGCAGACAACATGCGAAACATTATTCAACTTACATTAGGACTTCTGTGTATCGTCCTGCTGCAAACAGCTCTAGCCGAGGTCGGTGAAGAGAGTATTGATTGGACAGATGCAAACCAAGAACAGTTTCAAGATTACGCTGTGCGCAGTTTGAATCGTCGCGATGCCTTATTGAACGAGTATTGGCCACACTATTGGCTAAACCAACGCTATCTAGAGCTCAACTTAGCCAATAGTCGCCCGCTTTCAGATGTCATCGTGGTCAACCTGAAAAGTTCTGCCGTGAATGCCTTTGCCATGCCCGGCAATCTCATTGGTATGCATCAAGGCTTGTGGAACTTTGCCGACAGCGAAGATGAATTCTTATCGGTGTTGGCGCATGAAATGTCGCACATTAGTCTGAATCACTTTTCTCGCTTAAGTAATAACCAGACTGAGCAAGGCTGGCTAACCACCAGCGGTATTCTATTGGCAGTGATCCTATCGCAACAAAACGCCGACCTAGCCAGTGCTACTTTTTTAAGCTCACTGGCGGCCGCGAACCAAAACAGCCTGACCTTTTCTCAAGCGATGGAACTAGAAGCGGATCAATTTGGCCACCAGCTATTAGAAAAAAGCCAATACGATGCTCAGGCCGCGCGCAGCTTTTTTCAACGTCTATCGAGTGAACCTCTCAGCGGTGAAACCTATGA
Proteins encoded in this window:
- the cydX gene encoding cytochrome bd-I oxidase subunit CydX, whose protein sequence is MWYFTWILGVLLACSFGIINALWLEMTENLDRNVDQDES
- the purC gene encoding phosphoribosylaminoimidazolesuccinocarboxamide synthase encodes the protein MEKTGVLYAGKAKTIHTTADKSRMVMEFRNDTSAFDGEKMEALEDKGRVNNLFNAFIMEKLKAAGVKTHFIERLSDTESLVQNLKMLPVECVVRNRAAGSLVRRLGVAEGQELSPPVFEFFLKNDELHDPMINDYHITTFGWANEEQIAQMKALTFKVNEVLKQLFAEGDLILVDYKLEFGVVDGEILLGDEFSPDGCRLWDAKTMEKMDKDRFRQGLGEVVKSYMEVGERIGVTF
- a CDS encoding MBL fold metallo-hydrolase; its protein translation is MKLASLGSGSKGNATVIEAQGERLLVDCGFGLKEIEQRLAAKGVTAQSLSAILITHEHGDHLKGAPMLANRYKIPLWVTHGTARAIKRPVEKLKLFKAGDVLSIGPFEVKTVTVPHDGAEPAQFVIGHQNIRAGLLTDIGFITNQVIKEYQQCDLLLLECNHDPEMLRVGPYPPSLKVRVGGDYGHLSNQQAAQMLSTVDKERLRHVLVSHISEQNNDKQLVQAALAAEIKNHDVDVQFLSQQEGCDWIQLSHTG
- a CDS encoding ATP-binding cassette domain-containing protein, producing MSFHVTSNRFISLLLAITQLGSGIILLALSSWFIAACALAGHAGVLAGFNYVIPATVIRFLAVVRIFSSYFEKYFGHISLLAELTDIRHRLLLTTFQGQSDINAADTAAILQEDSERVAGRWSAIYNPLAGALASIAGMSLIFAMLIPELLFSWAILLAILCAMTAVFSYLNQRAHGSVLAAYEFYYQQQHQWLSVSTLWHLRQDWITGEAVKNAADALFKARQRQHQLMHITETLIIVTGFSWPLWIIAELFDSVSPSAVWAIPLVLSASVRDWFMPIVGAFDQRTKLLPSARRVWQHSQPVEQSLITERADINEDTHSLQTAHSLQRANSLILKEVRWQRNQMQGTAISFDITKPGCYLISASSGTGKSSLFNALCGELNFSGEAWLNGVSLAQLTQQERSELIFYAEQFAHVFSDTLRQNLTMVCQPITEVSADDLNNALEWAELGHWAGDDQLRTWLGSEGKPISGGEKKRLSLARAYLSDRPIWLLDEPFEGLDSQLAEKLASKLSQISEDKIIVIASHIRPASLKLTEQLAF
- a CDS encoding ABC transporter ATP-binding protein/permease yields the protein MLALFATLAAMSLWYWFYLTAYWLEDWLNKADTPYPYGAATLSIGLFIAFRLLHIQTKKVAGLKLNRLFYQQLVSQLSEKRWSLIRSKPQTAWQDVLFRHLPAFEQYLLEYEVQRMLIGIIPLIVLTVITPISWLAALTLFVTLPLIPLFMWLVGMGAAKIHSRHIRVLNHLGQFFYDRIAGQSSVRLFNQQQAQLDRFNLSSNELNRRLADVVKVAFLSSSTLDFFSTVAMALLAVFIGFSLLEEITIGFWQAGPSLGSGLFILLIAPAFFAELKNLGRLYHVKAEAVAGAESWWQVLTSPSVESNPLTPSQSLDEFDSLVIKAASVSGIQQSDTESLLRFNDLSLHSKDRVLLTGSSGSGKTVLLDVIAGLRQLDASLIELNGQSQSNLVALRPKVLYLSQTPDLTSGSIRDNVGLQQCSDDDIVQAIEQVGLSDWLNAQANGLDTLLGDFAPLSGGQRQRLALTRLVLFNASIVLLDEPLAHTSEDEHASLLQLMLRLTEHRASIWISHKTIAAEHFNQTWHINAGELTPL
- a CDS encoding FKBP-type peptidyl-prolyl cis-trans isomerase; protein product: MRFIGVKGLALGTTLAIAISGCSQAVNSQENVELETDAQKASYGIGYGFGQNILAQTQGIELSSDAMVKGLLDALAEEDMVLSEEDIQAAIVALQQAQIDAQTAERDAMITKSREEGEAFLAENAEKEGVITTESGLQYEVIEANGGTEYPDESSTVSVHYHGTLINGTVFDSSIERGEAIEFPLGGVISGWTEGLQLMAKGDKYRFFIPADLAYGDNQVSPQIPAGSTLIFEVELLDIL